A genomic window from Hippocampus zosterae strain Florida chromosome 13, ASM2543408v3, whole genome shotgun sequence includes:
- the adra2a gene encoding alpha-2A adrenergic receptor, whose amino-acid sequence MIIVNLAFIAREAGQSASMEFDNNTNQTLPGVIPLSLHSSLPLMVLVSIIILLTVFGNVLVVIAVFTSRALRAPQNLFLVSLASADILVATLVMPFSLANEIMGYWYFGEIWCEIYLALDVLFCTASIAHLCAISLDRYWSITQAIEYNLKRTPRRIKCIIFIVWVIAAVISFPPLITMEKENSKEDPVCKINNKKWYVISSCIGSFFLPCVIMVLVYIRIYQIAKKRTRAPPGDRKRIDKSNTVATSNQKANGVGAGEAEKLKEHEDIELKEGVGGKEGEVNGVDIEESSSSDHKVNNPCSMKKKAAKSRSKIKPGDGEVQKKRSKGSRWKGRQNREKRFTFVLAVVIGVFVICWFPFFFTYMLMTLCNSCPIPDTLFKFFFWFGYCNSALNPIIYTIFNNDFRRSFKKILCKRDARRYG is encoded by the coding sequence ATGATAATTGTCAACCTGGCGTTTATCGCACGGGAAGCAGGACAATCCGCCAGCATGGAGTTCGACAACAACACCAACCAGACGCTCCCAGGGGTGATCCCGTTGAGCCTGCACAGTTCCCTGCCACTCATGGTGCTGGTGAGCATCATAATACTGCTCACTGTGTTTGGAAATGTACTGGTGGTCATCGCCGTATTCACAAGCCGGGCTCTGAGGGCTCCACAGAACCTCTTCCTCGTGTCTCTTGCGTCGGCGGACATTTTAGTGGCCACCCTGGTGATGCCCTTCTCCTTGGCTAATGAGATCATGGGATATTGGTACTTTGGGGAGATATGGTGCGAGATCTATCTGGCCCTAGATGTTCTTTTCTGCACCGCCTCCATTGCACACCTCTGTGCCATCAGTCTGGACCGCTACTGGTCCATCACGCAAGCCATCGAGTACAACCTGAAGAGGACGCCGCGCCGCATCAAGTGCATCATCTTCATCGTTTGGGTCATCGCAGCTGTTATCTCCTTCCCGCCGCTAATCACCATGGAGAAGGAAAACAGCAAGGAGGACCCCGTTTGCAagatcaacaacaaaaagtggtaCGTCATCTCCTCCTGCATCGGCTCCTTCTTCCTCCCCTGTGTCATCATGGTGCTGGTCTACATCCGCATCTACCAGATCGCCAAAAAGAGGACGCGGGCGCCCCCGGGGGACCGCAAGCGGATAGACAAGTCGAACACTGTCGCAACCTCCAACCAGAAGGCGAATGGGGTGGGCGCAGGTGAGGCAGAGAAGCTGAAGGAGCACGAGGACATCGAGCTGAAGGAAGGAGTCGGAGGCAAAGAAGGCGAGGTCAACGGTGTGGACATTGAGGAGTCGTCCTCTTCTGACCACAAAGTCAACAATCCCTGCTCCATGAAGAAGAAAGCCGCCAAGAGCAGAAGTAAAATCAAGCCGGGGGACGGCGAGGTGCAGAAGAAGCGCTCCAAAGGAAGCCGCTGGAAGGGTCGGCAGAACCGAGAGAAACGCTTCACTTTTGTCCTGGCGGTGGTCATCGGAGTCTTCGTCATCTGTTGGTTCCCCTTCTTCTTTACGTACATGCTGATGACGCTGTGCAACTCGTGCCCCATCCCAGACACCCTCTTCAAGTTCTTCTTCTGGTTCGGCTATTGCAACAGCGCGCTGAACCCCATCATCTACACCATCTTTAATAATGACTTCCGCAGATCCTTCAAGAAGATACTGTGCAAAAGGGATGCCAGACGATATGGATGA